A genomic window from Caldicellulosiruptor kronotskyensis 2002 includes:
- a CDS encoding ferritin family protein, with product MPSFANPFQGNVNRKMTKQELIQAIRLDIASELEAIFIYDAHVQATDDQIAKRVIADIRDEEKAHVGELMTLLRILDPEEAEHFLEGEEEVKNMLRELGIETEAKQGGFTIGSLVDEGKEKD from the coding sequence ATGCCAAGTTTTGCAAACCCTTTTCAGGGAAATGTGAACAGGAAAATGACAAAACAAGAGTTAATTCAGGCAATTCGCCTTGACATTGCATCAGAGCTTGAAGCTATTTTTATCTATGACGCTCATGTGCAGGCAACAGATGACCAAATAGCAAAAAGAGTAATTGCAGATATCAGAGATGAAGAAAAAGCACATGTGGGAGAGCTAATGACACTCCTGAGAATACTTGACCCTGAGGAAGCTGAACACTTTTTAGAAGGTGAAGAAGAAGTGAAAAATATGCTCAGAGAACTTGGAATTGAAACTGAAGCAAAGCAGGGTGGATTTACAATTGGAAGTTTAGTTGATGAAGGAAAGGAGAAAGATTAA
- a CDS encoding glucosaminidase domain-containing protein translates to MLESNYGKSVPVDKKTGQYSYDLFGIKGEGPAGSVTVTTTEYVNGKKIKIEDRFRAYNNFEESIKDHSEFLRN, encoded by the coding sequence ATACTTGAATCGAATTATGGAAAGTCTGTTCCCGTTGATAAAAAGACAGGACAATATAGTTACGACTTATTTGGGATAAAAGGGGAGGGCCCAGCAGGAAGTGTTACTGTTACTACAACAGAGTATGTCAATGGCAAAAAAATAAAAATTGAAGATAGATTTAGAGCATATAACAACTTTGAAGAATCAATAAAAGATCATAGTGAATTTTTAAGAAATTAA